Proteins encoded in a region of the Elaeis guineensis isolate ETL-2024a chromosome 7, EG11, whole genome shotgun sequence genome:
- the LOC105047880 gene encoding auxin-responsive protein IAA1, which produces MGRGPAERQGDRVEMSTTLEKERSLTELEADYEETALTLGLPGGSRAGGWDQQERKRGFSETVHLSDGSSGIEPRGGGDLGDESPDCAASGAGGPRASKARVVGWPPVRSYRKNALRGCTYVKVAVDGAPYLRKVDLEIYSGYHQLLTALQEMFSCFTIRDRRLVDPVKGTDYIPTYEDKDGDWMLVGDVPWKMFVASCKRLRLMNIAPRAPR; this is translated from the exons atggggAGGGGACCAGCTGAGAGACAGGGAGATAGAGTGGAGATGTCGACGACGTTGGAGAAGGAGAGGAGCTTGACGGAGCTGGAGGCGGACTACGAGGAGACGGCGCTGACCCTCGGCCTTCCCGGGGGTTCGAGGGCCGGCGGATGGGACCAGCAGGAGAGGAAGCGCGGCTTCTCGGAGACCGTACATCTGTCGGATGGGAGCTCGGGCATCGAGCCACGTGGAGGAGGGGATCTCGGCGATGAGTCGCCGGATTGCGCGGCTTCCGGCGCCGGCGGACCCCGAGCTTCCAA GGCACGAGTGGTGGGTTGGCCGCCGGTGAGGTCTTACCGGAAGAACGCGTTGAGGGGCTGCACGTATGTGAAGGTGGCCGTGGACGGTGCACCTTACCTCCGCAAGGTGGACCTGGAGATCTACTCCGGCTACCATCAGCTGTTGACTGCCCTCCAGGAGATGTTCTCCTGCTTCACCATCC GCGACAGGCGGCTGGTGGATCCCGTTAAGGGGACGGATTACATCCCTACGTATGAGGACAAGGACGGCGACTGGATGCTGGTCGGAGACGTCCCCTGGAA AATGTTTGTGGCATCATGCAAGCGGCTTCGATTGATGAATATAG CCCCAAGAGCACCACGGTGA
- the LOC105047878 gene encoding serine/threonine protein phosphatase 2A 57 kDa regulatory subunit B' kappa isoform isoform X2, with translation MWKQFISKLPRKSSKYDNGSNSPPNNAGNNAAACGNPVERTASGNGLPDGAASLKRLASAEFPSSVVAGIEPLISFKDVPNLEKQNVFLSKLNLCCIIFDFSDPNKDSMGKDLKRQTLIELVDYVSTDAPRFTDQMIASSCRMFAINLFRVFPPNHRANSLGGEAEEELVFDPAWSHLQIVYDLLLKVITSSSLDAKIGKKYVDQSFVLSLLNLFDSEDPRERECLKTILHRIYGKFMVHRPFIRKSVSNIFYRFVFETERHNGIAELLEVFGSVISGFALPLKEEHKIFLCRVLIPLHKPKKVGVYIQQLTYCISQFVEKEPKLASSVIRGLLKYWPVTNSQKEVMFLGELEEVLEATNMVEFQKCMVPLFRRIGFCLNSSHFQLSICIQRKRYALPFAYCCWKKNVSGCRAGPVLVEQ, from the coding sequence ATGTGGAAGCAGTTCATCAGTAAACTGCCCCGTAAATCTTCAAAATACGACAATGGCTCGAATTCCCCACCGAACAATGCCGGCAACAATGCTGCTGCCTGTGGGAATCCAGTCGAACGGACTGCCAGTGGGAACGGTCTGCCTGATGGAGCTGCTTCTCTGAAACGATTGGCTTCAGCAGAGTTCCCATCAAGTGTGGTTGCTGGTATTGAGCCTCTAATTTCATTTAAAGATGTTCCAAACTTGGAGAAGCAGAATGTTTTCCTCAGCAAGTTGAACCTTTGCTGCATTATTTTTGACTTCTCCGATCCAAACAAGGACTCCATGGGGAAAGATTTGAAACGCCAGACCTTAATAGAGCTTGTCGACTATGTAAGCACCGATGCTCCTCGGTTCACTGATCAGATGATTGCTTCAAGCTGTAGAATGTTTGCCATtaatttgtttagggtttttcCTCCAAATCATCGAGCTAACTCGTTAGGTGGCGAGGCAGAAGAAGAACTGGTGTTTGATCCAGCATGGTCTCATTTGCAGATCGTCTATGATTTGCTGCTTAAAGTTATTACATCCTCCTCCCTCGATGCAAAGATTGGGAAGAAATATGTAGATCAATCATTCGTTCTGAGTTTGCTCAACCTTTTTGATTCTGAGGATCCAAGAGAAAGGGAATGCTTGAAAACAATCTTGCACAGGATCTATGGGAAGTTCATGGTTCACCGGCCCTTCATCCGCAAATCAGTGAGCAATATCTTCTACCGGTTTGTATTTGAAACAGAGCGGCATAATGGGATTGCTGAGTTACTGGAGGTTTTTGGGAGTGTAATTAGTGGGTTTGCTTTGCCCCTGAAGGAGGAACACAAGATCTTTTTGTGCAGGGTTCTGATTCCTCTACATAAACCAAAAAAAGTAGGTGTTTATATTCAGCAGCTGACATACTGCATTAGTCAGTTTGTAGAGAAAGAGCCAAAGTTGGCAAGTTCTGTGATCAGGGGTTTGCTGAAATACTGGCCTGTGACGAACAGTCAGAAGGAAGTGATGTTCTTGGGTGAGTTGGAAGAGGTCCTAGAAGCAACAAATATGGTGGAATTTCAGAAATGCATGGTTCCATTGTTCCGGCGGATTGGGTTTTGCCTCAATAGCTCTCATTTCCAG